The window GCGAGCGGGCTTCTGCTGGCGGACCGCGGCGTTCGGGCAGACTTTCGATAGCGATTACCCGCAAGGTGCGGCCGATGGGCAGAGTGAGTACATCACCCGACGAGATCGGCTCGTCACTGGCCAAGACCCGCACCCCATTGCGCCTGATATGACCCTCTGCAATCCATCGCTGTGCGAGCGAGCGGCTTTTGGCAAAGCGCAATCGGCACAGCAGCAGGTCGAGCCGCATCAAAGCCTATTTCTTCAGCAAATCCGCCAGGCCTGCCAGCGCTTTGCCGGTGGCCGGCTGGTTGGCGGGCTTGCGCGGTCCGCGAGAATGCCTCTGGTTGTCTGGCTTGCCTTGGGGTTTCCCGCCCGGCTTGCCTTTGCGCCCATTTGAAGGACGATGACGCGCTGGCGGCGCATTGTCCTTGCGCGGAGCACGCCAGGTCCACGGAACCGGGCGCTCCGGCCCGTACATGCCCTCTGCCAGCTCTTCCTTCTGCCCCTGACGGAAGCCTGCATCCTTCATCAGGCTGCGGAAATTCTCTTCAGCCAGCCCCATGCTGGTGGCGAGCGCGATATCGACAGGGAAACCTTTTGCCCCTTTGTCTCCCGCTGCCTGCGCCTTGGCGCGCTGTTCATGCGCGGAGCGGAAAAGCTTTTCAGCCATATCGACGCGGATCGCCTGCTTGCCTGCGCGGCGATATCCGGCGGGCATGGGCTTCGCGCTTTCGATCACCGCTTCCATCTGCTCGCGAACCGGTCGAGGATCTACGCCGAGCGCTTTCAGCAGGCGGCGCGGCGCTGGCTTGAGCAGCGCGGGCATATAGACATCGAGCGAGCCGATCGTGACGCCAAGACGCCGCATGAAAGGGCGCTTTTCCTTGGGAATATGCCGCAGGCCGGCATCTTCGCGCCAGACGGTACCATTGCGGTCGGCGAGTGTGAGCAGCAGTGCACGCACTTCGCTGCCCGCTTCGGGATCTTCGGCGGCTTCTTCGATAGCTTGCAAGGGTGCGAGCGGCGCCAGTTGCTCTGTCAGCCAGACGCGTAGCGCATCTTCAAGCCGCGACTTTTGCGCCGGATCGAGTTGGCCAAGCTCCTTCGTCATGACGATGCGGGGCTGAGTGATGAGCTTGCTGCGCTCCAGTTCGGCCACAACCTTGTCATCACGCATGATCTCGCCATTGGCCAGCGTCAGCTCGCCCAGCTCGTCCGCAATCAGCTTGTTAGCCTTCTGCGCGAGCAACGCCGCCATATGCTTCTCAGCCGCCGCCAGCATAAGCTTGCGGTCTTCATGGCTCGCTTCTGGATCGACCACAAAGCGGAAGCCATCGAGATGCCCGATCGGCTGGCCTTCGACCGTAACCCGGCCATCGTCTTCAAGATTTACGCGCAAAAGTCCTGCATCCTTTCCCATGCCCCGCATCAATACAGCGGTTCGGCGATTGACGAAACGTTCGGTGAGGCGCTGGTGCAGCGCATCCGATAATTTTGCTTCGGCTGAGCGGGCTCTGGCGGCCATTTCGTCGCGCGCCAAGACCCAATCGGGACGCTGACAAATATAGGCCCAGCTGCGGATCGCCGCGAGCCGGCCCTGCAGCGCGTCGATATCGCCTGCGGTATTGCCCAGCTCATCCACGCGTCGCGCCACGAAGTCTGGCCCGATATGGCCATGCTGCAGATCGCTCCAGAGCCGCGCAACGAAGCGCGCATGGGCCTCCGGGCCAAGCTGGCGAAAATCGGGCAATTGGCACGCTTCCCAGAAGCGGCGCACATGCCCTGACGTCTTGACGTTGCGGGCGATTTCCGGATCTTCGGCAAGGCGCTTCAGCACAGCGAGATCGATCGCTTCAGGCGCGGCTGTAAGGCTTTCGACGCGCGGGCTCGCCTCAAGATCGCCGATCAGCACATCCAGCGTGTCGAAACGCGGTTGCGGCTCACGCCAATAGAGCTTGGTGATCGGCGCGAAGCGGTGTTCTTCGATGGCGAACACTTCTTCTTCGGTGAATTCGAGCGGAGAACCGCGTCCGCGCGTGCCTTGCCCACCCGACAGCGTGCCGAATGTGCCGTCGGTCTGGTGCCGCCCGGCTCGCCCGGCGATTTGCGCCATTTCCGATGGGAAGAGGCGACGCTGGCGCACACCATCGAACTTGCTGAGCGAAGCAAAGGCGACGTGGTGGACATCAAGGTTGAGCCCCATGCCAATCGCATCCGTCGCGACGATATAATCGACTTCGCCCGATTGGAACAATTCAACTTGGCGATTGCGCGTTTGCGGGCTGAGCGCGCCCATCACCACAGCTGCACCGCCACGGAACCGCCTGAGCAATTCGGCAACCTGATAAACCTGCTCGACCGAGAACGCGACAATTGCGCTGCGCGGAGGAAGGCGCGAAAGCTTGCATGCGCCTGCATGGCTGAGCGTCGAAAAGCGCGGTCGCTCTTCGATCAGCGCTCCCGGCACCAGCGCGCGCACCATGGGCTCGAGCGTGGCGGCTCCCAGCAGCATGGTCTCTTCGCGGCCACGTGCATTCAGCAGGCGATCCGTAAAGATATGGCCGCGCTCCCGGTCCGCCCCCAATTGCGCCTCGTCCAGTGCCACGAAGGCTCTGTTGCCGCCATCGCGGGGCATGGCTTCTGCCGTGCACAGGAAATAGCGTGCGTTAGGAGGCTCGATCCGCTCTTCGCCAGTGATGAGCGCGCAGGCATCCTCGCCCTTGATCGCGCAGACCCGGTCATAGACCTCGCGCGCCAGCAACCGCAGCGGGAAACCGATCGTGCCCGATGAATGCGCGCACATGCGCTCGATCGCCAGATGCGTCTTGCCGGTATTGGTGGGGCCAAGCACGGCGCGGATACGGCTGTCGGTGCGGGAAGCAGTCACGATGGGTTCGCCATGCCGCTTCGCGCGGGCCAGCGCAACCTTGCCAGCCCACCTTGGGAGAATGCGAATGCGGCTGGACTCACCTCGTCGCGCAGAGGACTCACTTTATCGACGTTAAAGCGAAATTTACTTTATGCAGCCACTCTTCCGCGCAATTACCGTGGGCCGGAATCGGGTCGCGCCGTTTCTGGCTTTCCAGCCATTTGCGCGGCCGCCAAGGAGGGCGCGTTGTTCAAGGATCGCGAAAGCGAACATGATGGAGCACCGGGTGGGGACTATCCACCCGCGCAGCTGTCGCAGGGTCAGGTCCTTGCGGTGGCCGGTGCCTCTACGCGTCGGCGCATTCCGCGCGGCTCCGGCCTCGGCAGCCGC is drawn from Aurantiacibacter sp. MUD61 and contains these coding sequences:
- a CDS encoding S4 domain-containing protein, whose amino-acid sequence is MRLDLLLCRLRFAKSRSLAQRWIAEGHIRRNGVRVLASDEPISSGDVLTLPIGRTLRVIAIESLPERRGPPAEARSHYHEHTRGA
- a CDS encoding helicase-related protein, whose amino-acid sequence is MTASRTDSRIRAVLGPTNTGKTHLAIERMCAHSSGTIGFPLRLLAREVYDRVCAIKGEDACALITGEERIEPPNARYFLCTAEAMPRDGGNRAFVALDEAQLGADRERGHIFTDRLLNARGREETMLLGAATLEPMVRALVPGALIEERPRFSTLSHAGACKLSRLPPRSAIVAFSVEQVYQVAELLRRFRGGAAVVMGALSPQTRNRQVELFQSGEVDYIVATDAIGMGLNLDVHHVAFASLSKFDGVRQRRLFPSEMAQIAGRAGRHQTDGTFGTLSGGQGTRGRGSPLEFTEEEVFAIEEHRFAPITKLYWREPQPRFDTLDVLIGDLEASPRVESLTAAPEAIDLAVLKRLAEDPEIARNVKTSGHVRRFWEACQLPDFRQLGPEAHARFVARLWSDLQHGHIGPDFVARRVDELGNTAGDIDALQGRLAAIRSWAYICQRPDWVLARDEMAARARSAEAKLSDALHQRLTERFVNRRTAVLMRGMGKDAGLLRVNLEDDGRVTVEGQPIGHLDGFRFVVDPEASHEDRKLMLAAAEKHMAALLAQKANKLIADELGELTLANGEIMRDDKVVAELERSKLITQPRIVMTKELGQLDPAQKSRLEDALRVWLTEQLAPLAPLQAIEEAAEDPEAGSEVRALLLTLADRNGTVWREDAGLRHIPKEKRPFMRRLGVTIGSLDVYMPALLKPAPRRLLKALGVDPRPVREQMEAVIESAKPMPAGYRRAGKQAIRVDMAEKLFRSAHEQRAKAQAAGDKGAKGFPVDIALATSMGLAEENFRSLMKDAGFRQGQKEELAEGMYGPERPVPWTWRAPRKDNAPPARHRPSNGRKGKPGGKPQGKPDNQRHSRGPRKPANQPATGKALAGLADLLKK